The genomic DNA CCTATGATATGTTCGCAATTTTGGTCACAAGAATGGGTAAATTTATTGCTAGAGTTTGTAAAGGAAAATTTGAAGTTAGTGATGGTTGTTTTCTTGTTGTACCTAAAGTGAAAAATCAAATTTATTTTTTATTAGAAGCTATAAATTTAATAATTTTTGAACTTCATAAAAATTGTCCCGGAGTAAAAGTATTGAAAGAATTTGAATTTAAACCAACTGTAATTGCAATTCCTGAAGAAAAATTATTAGAAAAATTCAACAATATTTGCGAAAATATTCAACTCAAAATTGAAAACTTACAAAAAAATATTGAAAGACTTGAAAAGATCAAAAATGATCTTTTCAAAATGATTTTTAGTAGAAAAATAGCAATAAACTAAGGTTTTCAATTTAAGAGGAAGAAATACTCCCTCCTTAACAATCTTTAAAGTTTTTTGAAAAAAAGAATGAACATTAAAGTTAAAAGAATTTATTTATAAAAAATAAAAGGTGAACTTTAATTCTTAAATTTAAAAAAGGAAAATGAGCGATTGAACTAGTTTTTTTAGATGACCTCAATTAACAGAGGGAACAATAATAACTCTATATGCATGTTCTGCTTTTTTCCTTTTGTGATTTTTATTTGAGTGATGAAGATATTCTAGAAGAATGACTTACAGAGATTCTTTAGAACATATTTTTGAGATTCCTAAAAATTTAATTTCAAAATTGAAGGACATTCGGGGGGGGCAGTAAAGCCCCTTTTTTTAATTAACTTTTAAAAGTAAATTGCAACTTTTTTAGAAAAACTCTAAGTAAAAAAACTTAACTTAATTTATATAGTCTTAACCCCTTAGGTTAAAGACTTTTAACTTAAAAGAAAATTACTTTCCAGGATTTGATGATGTAATAGTCACTAAAGCTCTTACTGCTCCTTCACTAAGAGACAAAGAATCTGCCGGAGGACTTTTAAGCAACGAAGAATCTGGCTTAAGAAAATATCTACCTTCAGAATAAGGGAATTTAATTTGTTGTGTTTTAGAAGCTGAAGAGAGTGGGGTGTGAGACAACACAGCAGGTATAATAGTTGAAAAGAAACAGAAAGATGCGAATGCTAAAGGGTAAGTCAAGATAGCTTAATAGTATTTTAAAAGGATGAGATGAAAGTTACTTATAACATTACTTGGAATTCCGCTAGGAATTAATCTTGGGGCTTTCTTGCCCCAAGTTGATGGAATCTATATTGGAAAAGATAATAGAAAAGTTACATCAGAAGATATTAACAATAGCGAAGAGAAACTAAATGAAGTTATAGATTCAGAAAAGCAAGGAACTGATATTGAACTCTTAGTTCCTTGCATGGATGGTGATTTAGTAAATAATTGAATGAAGAATATTGAAAATTGAGCTTCTGATGGGGCTCTTCAAAGTTCAGTAAAAGATATTGAAGGAATTATGAAAGAAATTACAAATACTCTTTATGGATGTAAAGGTTGATTTGAACAATTAAAAGATAAAGGTCAAAAAGAAGAGGCAATCAGAAACCGTATTAAAAGATTTAGAGAATATTCCGAAGAATCATCTAATAAAAAATTCAAATTTGGTTTTGGTACCAAATTTGAAAAAACACTAAATGTTGTTGATAAAGCTTCTGGAAAGTTCTTTAACGGAATTCAAATTAATTTCCAAAAGGTTCAAGATACTAATTCAGAAGAAGCCAGAAGAATATCGGAAATTATTTATCAAATTCTGCTTAAAAGTATTAAGCAAATCTTGAGAGAAGGTAAATGGATTAAAAATATTTCGGTAAATCCGCAAACATCTGAACGCTATCAAGCTGAAGAAAAACCAGAAGATCAATGAGTTAGAAATCTAATGGAAAATTGTTCATCTAAGTGTTGATTTAATTCATCAATTGGAATTGGATGAAACCCTTCAAGTAAAAAAGATGGAGTAGCAAAATGATTTGAGGAAAAAATGAAAAGTCAAGAAGACAATAACAAGAAGATGGGAATTAGAGACTTCTTGTTAAGTGCTAATTTCAATTGAAATGGAATTAAACCTGTATTGAAACAAGTTATATGGAATAATGTTTATGAGTGAAAAGAAGAAGGAGAACAAATAAAAGGGACGACAAAGTGTTGAATGGGAGGATGAGGTCTAGCTTGTCCTAAAGGAGGAGTTATTTGAGAAAACAAGAAGTTTTCTTAAATAACTATTTAAGGTAGATGATCTGAAAGTGAGCTATTACATTACTAGGAGTTCCTCTAGGAATTAATCTTGGATCTTTTTTACCTCAAATTGATGGAGTGCGAATCGGAAAAGAAGGTATAAAAGTTAAGACAGAAGATATTGATTTAGACAATAAGGAAAGGTTAAGTGAAGTTTTAGGTTCAAATGTAGATTTAGGATTAGATAGCTCAAATATTGAGCTATCAATTCCCTGTATGGATGGAGATTTTGTGGGAGAATGAATAAAGAATATTAGAAAATGAGCTCCAGATGAAGCTATAAAAACAAAAGTAAATGATATTGAGGAAATAATGAAAGAAGTTGCAAATACTCTTTATGGTTGCAAATCATGATTTGAAAAATTTGGCAATAAAAATCAAAAAGAAAAAGCAATTAATAGACGTATTAAGAGATTTTCCGAAGATTCCTCGGAATCTTCAGGAAAAGAAAAGAATTTCAAATTTGGTCTTAACACTAAATTTGTGAAAACAGAAAGTTCTATTGAAAAATCTGAAAAACTTTTTAATGGAATTCAAGTTGAATTCAAAAAAATGAAAAGAGCTGATGAAAATGAATCTAAAAGATTATCAGATGCTATTTATCAAATTCTTTTGAAAAGTATTGAACAAGTTTTAAGGGAAGGGAAATGGAGTAAAAATGTTTTGCTACAAAACACAGCTGAAAGTCAATATAAAACATCATCTGACTATTATCCAACTGAAAAAACTCCAGAAAATCAATGAATCCGAGACTTAATTGAAAAGTGTGCACATAGATGTTTATTTAGTCCAAATGGGATTCAATGAAATCCACAAAATAAAAACAAAGGGGTTGCAGCTTGATTTGCGGAAAAAATGAAAAGTGATAAAGATGATGACAAAAAAATGGGAATCAAGGATGTTTTAATGAGTCTCAACTTTAGTTGAACAGGAATTAAACCTATTTTGGAACAAGTGATCTGAAATAATGTTTATAAATGAGAATCAGAAGGTAAACAATTTAATGAACAATCAAAATGTTGGGTTGGGGGATGAGGATTAGTTTGTCCCAAAGGAGGAGTTATTTGAGGAAAGTAAAAACTTTCTTTGAGTAAAAATTTAGGGTTATGTGGAAGTGAGTAATAACATTACTGGGAATTCCAGTAGGAACTAATCTCAGCATATTTTTACCAAGAGTGGAAGGTATTTATATTGGATCTGAAAGAAAAAAGATTGATGTAGAGCAAATTAAAGAAAAGGAATTATTTGAAGAAAAAGGTTTAACTACAGTTGCTGGAGTAAAAATTGACAACAAAGAAGGAAAGCCTAATGTTAAAATTTGGCTTCCCTGTATTAAAGGTGATTTTGTAGGGGATTGGATGCAAAAATGAGGAGCTGATTCTTCAAGATCAGCTATAAAACAAGCAACTACTGAGTTAAATGACATTATGAAAGATACAGCCAACACTATATTTGGCTGTGGAAATTGATTTAGTTCCTTAACTAATAGCAAAAAATTAAAAGTTCTTAAAAACAAATTAACTTCAATGGATTTATCGGAACAACAATCAAGTTCTGGCCTAAAAGAAGTAAAAATGGGCTTGGACATTAAAGCTGAAGTAAATGATCTTACAGAAGAATCCTCCAACAATGTTGTTGGAGGTGTAAGAATTAGGTTTAAAGAGAGAAAAATAGCATCAACTGAAAACTATTCCAAATTTCAAGAAGACATGAAGAAGAAATTATTAGAAAGTATTAAGTCAGTTCTAAGAGAAGGTAAGTGAAGTAAGCAAGGTTTAATTAGTAACAATTTAGAAAGTGAATTTACAAGTTCATCTCGTTATACCTCTGAAACTAACTCTGAAAATTCTGAGTTAAGGGCTGAATTAGACAACTGTGGTAAAAAATGTCTTTTGAATGGAGGAAGTGGAATAGGAATTTCTTGACATCCTTCTATCAGAACAAAAGGAGGATCTGGTTGATTCGAAGATAAATTAAAAAGTCAAGACACTAAAGATTTCGATATGGCCTTACATGATGCTTTAAAAAGTATGTGATTCAATTGAGCGAATCTAAGGGTTGTAATTGAAAATGAATTAATGAGAAGACTAGTTGGTAAGCAAACACAAGAACTAGACAATAAAGTTTCCAAATTGTGTCGTATGGGAGAATGAGGATTTGTTTGTCCTGAAGGTGGACTAGTTTGAGGAAAATAAGAATAAAAGTTATTTTTTAGTAGGACAAGAAAAAGAAAACAAATAAAAGAAATATTTATTAATTTCTCTTATTTGTTATTAAAAAATTAGAGTGGCTTTAGAATTGTTTTAGGAAAATGATCTGAAAGCTAATAATATCCTTACTTGGAATTCCGGTAGGAACTAATATTGGTATATTTTTGCCAAAGATTGATGGAATTTATATTGGCAAAAATAGAGTGAAAGTTAATGAAGAAGAAATTGATGAAGAGAAATCTAAATCAAAAGATTTAGAAAAAACAGTTGTAAATAAATTTGATTCCGAGAAAGGGGATCAACAAAATCTAAGAATCTTAATTCCATGTATTAAAGAAGATCTTGCGGGAGAATGAATTCATAATGAAATTGAAAAAATGGTAGATCAAGTTTCATCACAAAGCATAAAAGAACTTAAGGAAATGATTAAAGAAGTTACTTATTCTTTGTATGGCTGTGAAGATATATTCACACAAGTTAATGGAGAAGCTAAAAGATGAAATACTTTAAATCGAAGATTGCAACAAGTTAGCATCCTGAATAAAGAAAGTGAGGAAAAAGAAATTCAATTTGGTTTAGGGACAAAAGTAAAAGAAACGGAATTAGAGCAAAACAAAAGAGATTGAGGAAATCTAAGAGGAGTGAAAGTTGAATTTAGTGAACTAAAAAATATTGGAGAAGAACACAAAACAGAAATAAAAAATAAGTTAAAAGAAATTTTGATTAAAGCTCTCTCAAAAGTTTTGAGAGAAGGGAAGTGAAGTCCAGGAATCATAACTAGAGAATTAAAACAACAACAATATAACAGTCAATCAAGAAGATATTCAAAGGAAGAAAGTTATAGTGATGAACAAATTAGACAATTAATTGATAAGTGTGGGGCTAATTGCATGTTCAGTACTGGGCAAGGAATTGTTTGGAATCCAAACGTAAGACAAGATGGAGCTGCAAAATGATTTGAAGACAAAATGAGAAATACTGATACAAATCAACAAAAAATGGGACTTAAAGATGCTATGTTAAGTATGAACTTTAATTGACGATGATTAAGAGAAATTATTGAAGTAGCAATCTGAAAAGAAGTTCATTCTTTAATTGGGGAGAATAAACAAAATATTGGTCAGGAAATGTGTAGATTTGGGGATTGAGGAGTTGCTTGTCCAAAAGGAGGAGTAGTTTGAGGAAGAAATTAATTTGTTATACCCAAATTAGTTAGTCTTCTATTCTCCCTCTTAAGGGAGAACAAGAAAGTCTAATAAAAAAATAACTTAATTATGTCCACAAAAAACAAATGAGAACTAACTACTTTAGATAAGTTAGGAAAAATATCATCCGGAAAGCCTTATGACAGAAAATATGAATTTAATCCTAAATTACATGAAAAATCTATTCCATTTGTTGGAGTCAAAGAAGTTGGTCAAAGTAGATTGCACATCTTAGAATCCGATAGACATTGTTTCCTCAATAATCTTTCTAAGAAGGGGAACAAATTATTTTCAAAAAATACAGTTTGTATTTCTATTTATGGAAGTTATCCTGGAGAATCAGCATTATTAAAAAGTGATGCTTTTTTATCTACAAGTGTTTTTGCTTTTTCTCATTATGAAAATATTTCTAATCCTAAATTCATTAAGTATTGTTTGGATTCTCAAAGAAAAACATTTTCATCTATTTCTGCAACAACTACTATCAGAAAAGCTTTGCCAACTTATCAATTATTTTCAATTAAATTCCCATGCCCCCCCCAGGGAGAGCAAGAGAGAATTGGAGACACTCTCTCAGCCTATGATGAACTAATTGAAAATAATGAAAGACAAATAGAAGTACTTCAAGGAGTAAGGACTGCTATTTTTAAGGAATGATTCATTAACTTAAGATTTCCTAACTATCTAACTTATGAAGCTGAGAGAGAGAGAGAGAGAGAGAGAGTAGTCTACCTGATTCTTGACAATATCAAAAAATTGAAGAGATTGCAACAATCACTAAAGGAGAAAAATCTGCAAAACTTGCTGTAAAAGATGGAAAGTATCCTTTCTTTACTTCTTCGGAAAAGAGTCCTGAAAGAATAAATGAATATTCTTGAGATGCTGAATCAATTTTTATCAACTACACTGGAAATTTTGTAGCACAACTATATAGAGGTAAATTTGATGCTAGCGATAACTGTTGAGTTATTATTCCGAAAAATAAAAAATTTCTCTATTTACTTTTGGAAACAATAATTTATTCTCTTCCGCTCTTTAGCTCAAATTGTTTTGGTATGAAAGTTTTGAGATCAAATTTATTGTTTGGTTTAAATGTTTTGATTCCTAACGACAAAACATTAGAGAAATTCAACAATATTTATGAAAATATTCAACTCAAAATTGAAAACTTAATCAAAAGGATTGAAAAACTAGAAGTAATGAAAGATGATTTACACAAAATGATCTTTAGTCAAAAAATATCAGTTATTTAGGAATTTTTTCCTAAATACAAAATAACTATGTTTTCTAAGTGAAATCTAACAACTTTATATAAGTTAGGAAAAATTTCTAAAGGAATTCAAAAACATAAACCTAACTTTGATCCTTCTTTATTTGAAGATGGAAAAATCCCTTTAGTCGGTTGTAAAGAAGTTAGTAATAGTAATTTAAGGATTTTGAGTTGTGATAGACACTACAACTCAAAGGGATTAAGTCAAAGTAAATTATTTCCCAAAAATACTGTCTGTATAGTTGAGGGAGGAAACTCCTCAACTGATACAGCTATTCTTAAATATTCATCTTGTCTATCTGCGGATTTACATGGATTCAATTCTTTCGAAGGGATCTCTGATCCCCGTTTCATTAAATATTGTTTTGATTATCCAAAGATGAAAGAAAAACTAATGAAGTTAGCTAAATCAACTACTGCTCAACCTCACTTAACTCTTTCTAGATTACTTTCTGTCAAGTTCCCATGCCCCCCCCAGGAAGAGCAAGAGAGAATTGGAGACACTCTCTCAGCCTATGATGAACTAATCGAAAATAATGAGAAACAAATAGGAGTTTTACAAGCTATAAGAACTGCTATTTTTAAGGAATGATTCATTAACTTGAGATTTCCTGACTACTTAACTTATGAAGCTGAGAGAGAGAGAGAGAGAGAGAGCTACCTGATTCTTGACAATATCAACAACTTCAAGAAGTTGCTGAAGTTACTAGAGGTGAGGAATTATCTAAATTTGCTACTCCATTCGGGATTTACCCCTTTTTCACTTCATCTATAAAAAATCCGGAAAGAATTAATAAATATTCTTATGACGCGAATGCTATATTAGTGACAATAACTGGACACTTTTTAGCTTTTATTCATAGAGGAAAATTTGAAGC from Mycoplasma suis str. Illinois includes the following:
- a CDS encoding restriction endonuclease subunit S domain-containing protein, with amino-acid sequence MKVLRSNLLFGLNVLIPNDKTLEKFNNIYENIQLKIENLIKRIEKLEVMKDDLHKMIFSQKISVI
- a CDS encoding restriction endonuclease subunit S, whose protein sequence is MSTKNKWELTTLDKLGKISSGKPYDRKYEFNPKLHEKSIPFVGVKEVGQSRLHILESDRHCFLNNLSKKGNKLFSKNTVCISIYGSYPGESALLKSDAFLSTSVFAFSHYENISNPKFIKYCLDSQRKTFSSISATTTIRKALPTYQLFSIKFPCPPQGEQERIGDTLSAYDELIENNERQIEVLQGVRTAIFKEWFINLRFPNYLTYEAERERERERVVYLILDNIKKLKRLQQSLKEKNLQNLL
- a CDS encoding restriction endonuclease subunit S — protein: MFSKWNLTTLYKLGKISKGIQKHKPNFDPSLFEDGKIPLVGCKEVSNSNLRILSCDRHYNSKGLSQSKLFPKNTVCIVEGGNSSTDTAILKYSSCLSADLHGFNSFEGISDPRFIKYCFDYPKMKEKLMKLAKSTTAQPHLTLSRLLSVKFPCPPQEEQERIGDTLSAYDELIENNEKQIGVLQAIRTAIFKEWFINLRFPDYLTYEAERERERESYLILDNINNFKKLLKLLEVRNYLNLLLHSGFTPFSLHL
- a CDS encoding restriction endonuclease subunit S domain-containing protein yields the protein MFAILVTRMGKFIARVCKGKFEVSDGCFLVVPKVKNQIYFLLEAINLIIFELHKNCPGVKVLKEFEFKPTVIAIPEEKLLEKFNNICENIQLKIENLQKNIERLEKIKNDLFKMIFSRKIAIN